GCATCGTCGGCTTCGACGACATCGCGATCGCGCAGATGGCCTACCCGCCGCTCACCACCGTGCGGTTCCCCCGGCAGGAGGCCGGGCAGCAGGCCGTCGACCAGCTACTGCGCAACGCCGAGGGGGCAACGCTCGGCACCGAGCTGGTCGTGCGGCGGTCGACCGCGCTGTATCGCCCCGAGGAGGGCTCCCGATGACTGCACGCGTACTGCGCCTGGCCCGCACGGACGACGTCGCGGTCGTCCTCGATCCGCTGGCGGCCGGGGAGGTGGCCGACGGTCTGGTCGCCCGCGAGCCGGTGCCCGCCGGACACAAGATCGCGCTGCGCGACCTGGCCCCCGGCGCGCCGATCCACAAGTACGGCCACGTGATCGGCGTCGCGACCGCCGCGATCACCGCCGGCGACCACGTCCACGTGCACAACGTCGGCATGCCGGGCGGAGGTTCTCGCGCCACCGGCGGCGCATCGCAGGCGATCTCGGCCGTCCCGGACGACCTGCCGCGCACGTTCCAGGGCATCGTCCGGCCGGACGGGCGGATCGCCACCCGTAACTACGTCGCGGTGCTCACCACGGTCAACTGTTCGGCCACGGTCGCGAAGCTCGTCGCCCGCCGCACCGAGGACCACGTCGGCGCGCTGCACGCCGACGGGGTCGACGGTGTCGTCGCGCTGACCCACGGTTCCGGCTGCGGGATGGCCGACAGCGGCCCGGGCTGGGACGTGCTCCGCCGCACGCTCACCGGCTACGCGCGCCACCCGAACGTCGGCGGCGTGGTCGTCGTCGGGCTGGGCTGCGAGGTGAACGCGCTGTCGAGCCTGGTCGAGGAGATCGACGTGCCGGTGGCCTCGTACACGATCCAGGACGCCGGGGGCACCGCCGCGGCGGTCACCGAGGGCGTCGAGCAGGTGCACCGGATGGCCGAGCGGCTGCGCGGCACCACCCGCACGACGGTCGGCGTCGAGAACCTCGTGCTGGGCATGCAGTGCGGTGGTTCCGACGCCTGGTCCGCGCTGACCGCGAACCCCGCGCTCGGCGTCGCCAGCGACTACCTGGTCGCGCTCGGCGGCACCAGCCTGCTCGGCGAAACCCCGGAGATCTACGGCGCCGAGCAGATGCTCGCCGACCGGGCGGTCGACGACGGCGTCCGCGACGCGCTGCTCGACCGGATCACCTGGTGGGAGCGGTACACCACGAGCCAGGGCACCACGCTCGACGGCAACCCGTCGCCGGGCAACAAGGCCGGGGGCATCACGACGATCCTGGAGAAGTCGCTCGGCGCCATCGCCAAGGGCGGCCACAGCCCGCTCGCGGAGGTCGTCGACTACGCCGAAGCGCCGAGTCGCCGTGGTCTGATCTTCATGGACACTCCCGGCTACGACCCGGTCTCGGCCACCGGCATGGTCGCCGGTGGCGCCCACCTGATCGCGTTCACCACCGGCCGCGGGTCGGCGTTCGGATCGCGGCCGGTGCCGACCGTGAAGCTCGCCAGCAACGCCGCGCTCGCCCGGCAGATGAGCGGGGACATCGACGTGGACTGCTCCGGCGTCGTGGAGACCGGCCGGCCGCTGGCCGAGGTCGGCGCGGAGGTCTATCGCCGCCTGATCGCGGTCGCGTCCGGGGAGCGGTCGGTGAGCGAGGAACTCGGCGTCGGCGGCGAAGAGATCGTGCCGTGGCAGCTCGGAGCCGTGCTGTGAGGCGGCTGCGCCGCCAGGGTCCGGCGCCCGCGGTCGGGGTGGTGCACCTCGGGTTGGGCGCGTTCGCGCGTGCGCACCTGGCCGTTTATACCGACGAGGTGGACGCTACGGGCTGGGGAATCTGCGGGGTCACCCAGCGCTCGGCCACCGTCCGGGACCAGCTGGCACCGCAGGGCGGCGTGTACGGGGTGCTGACGGGGGGACACGTCCGGATCGTGGGCGCCGTGGCGAGAGTGCTGGACGGGTCGACTCAGGTGGCAGCGGTGCTCGATCTTCTCGCCGATCCGCGGGTCACGGTGGCGACGCTCACCGTCACCGAGAAGGGCTACCGCCGCACCGCGAGCGGCGGACTGGACACCGCTGACCCGGACGTCCGCGCGGACCTGGCCGGGCGGCCCCCGGTCACGGTCGTCGGCCGGCTGGTCCGCGGCCTGCAACGCCGTGCGGCGGCGGACGCCGGGCCGCTCACCGTCGTCTGCTGCGACAACCTGCCCGCCAACGGTGCGGCGGTGGAACGGCTGGTCGGCGACTTCTGCGCCGCGCTACCGTCCGCCGAGGGGGACGCCGTGGGCAGCTGGATCGCCACGCACGTCACGTTCCCCTCCTCGATGGTCGACCGGATCGTCCCGGCCACCACCGACGCCGACCGCGCCGAGGCCGCCGCGCTCACCGGCGTCCGGGACGAAGGGCTGGTCGTCGCCGAGCCGTTCTCGCAGTGGGTGCTCGAGGACCGCTTCGCGGCGCCGCGCCCGCCGTGGGAGCGCACTGGTGTGCAGCTCACCGACGACGTCACACCGTACGAGGTGATGAAGCTGCGGCTGCTCAACGGCGTCCACTCGACGCTGGCCTACCTCGGGGCGCTGCGGGGGCACCGGACGATCGCCGACGCGGTCGCCGACCCGGCACTGCGGACGGTGGCCGAGGGGGTTCTCGCGGACCTCGCGCCGACCGTCCCGCCGCCGTCCGGTGTCGACCTTTCCGTGTACGGGGAGACGGTGCTCGCCCGGTTCGCCGACCCGGGTCTGCGGCACACCTGCGTCCAGGTCGCGATGGACGGCACGCAGAAGTTGCCGCAGCGCCTGGTCAGCGGGGTCGCCGACGCGCTGGCCGCCGGCCGGGTCCCCCGCTACGCCACGCTCGGCGTCGCGGCGTGGATGGCGTACGTCGCGCTGGGCCGGGACGCGGCCGGCCGGGAGCTTCCGCTGGACGACCCGCGCGCCGCCGACCTGGCGTCGGTGCGGGGCCGCACCGACGCCGCGGC
The genomic region above belongs to Cryptosporangium aurantiacum and contains:
- a CDS encoding UxaA family hydrolase, with product MTARVLRLARTDDVAVVLDPLAAGEVADGLVAREPVPAGHKIALRDLAPGAPIHKYGHVIGVATAAITAGDHVHVHNVGMPGGGSRATGGASQAISAVPDDLPRTFQGIVRPDGRIATRNYVAVLTTVNCSATVAKLVARRTEDHVGALHADGVDGVVALTHGSGCGMADSGPGWDVLRRTLTGYARHPNVGGVVVVGLGCEVNALSSLVEEIDVPVASYTIQDAGGTAAAVTEGVEQVHRMAERLRGTTRTTVGVENLVLGMQCGGSDAWSALTANPALGVASDYLVALGGTSLLGETPEIYGAEQMLADRAVDDGVRDALLDRITWWERYTTSQGTTLDGNPSPGNKAGGITTILEKSLGAIAKGGHSPLAEVVDYAEAPSRRGLIFMDTPGYDPVSATGMVAGGAHLIAFTTGRGSAFGSRPVPTVKLASNAALARQMSGDIDVDCSGVVETGRPLAEVGAEVYRRLIAVASGERSVSEELGVGGEEIVPWQLGAVL
- a CDS encoding mannitol dehydrogenase family protein; this encodes MRRLRRQGPAPAVGVVHLGLGAFARAHLAVYTDEVDATGWGICGVTQRSATVRDQLAPQGGVYGVLTGGHVRIVGAVARVLDGSTQVAAVLDLLADPRVTVATLTVTEKGYRRTASGGLDTADPDVRADLAGRPPVTVVGRLVRGLQRRAAADAGPLTVVCCDNLPANGAAVERLVGDFCAALPSAEGDAVGSWIATHVTFPSSMVDRIVPATTDADRAEAAALTGVRDEGLVVAEPFSQWVLEDRFAAPRPPWERTGVQLTDDVTPYEVMKLRLLNGVHSTLAYLGALRGHRTIADAVADPALRTVAEGVLADLAPTVPPPSGVDLSVYGETVLARFADPGLRHTCVQVAMDGTQKLPQRLVSGVADALAAGRVPRYATLGVAAWMAYVALGRDAAGRELPLDDPRAADLASVRGRTDAAAVVDALLRLDAVFGPGLRDDVRWRDALVEDVKSLLSGSTTP